The following coding sequences lie in one Mucilaginibacter sp. KACC 22773 genomic window:
- a CDS encoding lantibiotic dehydratase, with product MRYTFANHLLLRMPVKNQEDYIGDTQLFLDDLHFRSAVFLASPAFYETLEKQQFVTIKLSAREEGTLKRYINRYCFRPTPFGMFASVSLTEWKTDSVQPLFETQAYQTHLYTDQTYQAKISQILLNGAMKTKARFESNPSLYRVLNEYRFFRTGIDESFKQREYLLQAIAFSKLLKDLIAFCIKGRTLPEITGHIRNSAGCSLTEAIEYADFLIDSQLLVNCLRQHITGPDYLDSLLKQPQFLASERGLQLQKELHSLSEILPNPDNIQWLNKQLQAFLPREQALPQTNNFSAILQKKSNVTGPAIRWQEMLRDGIYALDLLAPIDQLPAMDHFMNSFQQHFEGQSLPLLIALDPEAGIGYQQEAPDKRNPLLETLHIHNKPKPGPSPGWTPAQGLLLKSWLRAKQEPLPVIELNTAELQELQTSEGQQTTGMSVLFRIYGDQLFIESAGGSNAPALIGRFTVIDEAIFEAARNMAQHVERQNPQLLFAELLHLSDPHVDNVNRRKNIYSYEIPVTAASSLQKDHQLELADLYIRVVQNKVVLFSKKHGKQVIPRLSSAYNHSLNKLPLFRFLADLPYQYGRFNLSLDLRQYFPGQEFYPRVVYRNTILYLATWVLTKDEIAALQQESFGKALMAFQQLSKKVKLCRTFSLVEGDQQLVFDQESEDEIAFFCSCIRQKTEVILKEFIPQPEIRQYNAFVLPAEPLASTYGEIKQSGQRIKIKRKYLPGSEWLYLKIYAPRPGAAGLLLRLQPLLNKRYSHGKISKWFFIRYDDHAPHIRLRLKVAPEDISEVLLAFKAKLEDRIQQHVIREYQIEVYTRELERYAEAGIEKTEDFFWSSSELVLYFLKKNRYDMAGTAHHFAIVTVQSMIKVFLTRPDDQLAFTLESYQQFLPEFAEGKVKVELDKKYRELSGGIYSALNANDKGLLSGSLRAGQRFISIVKEINEILSRDNSDKLNYLRSVIHMHLNRLFTDEPRKQEMITYYLIYKYLLSLKSRSKN from the coding sequence ATGCGTTATACCTTTGCAAACCACCTGCTTTTGCGGATGCCTGTTAAAAATCAGGAAGACTATATTGGTGACACTCAATTGTTTTTGGATGATTTACACTTCAGGAGTGCCGTTTTCCTGGCGAGCCCCGCGTTTTACGAAACACTCGAGAAACAACAATTTGTAACCATAAAATTATCGGCGAGAGAAGAAGGCACGCTTAAAAGATATATTAATCGCTACTGTTTTCGACCCACACCCTTCGGTATGTTTGCATCGGTTTCCCTTACCGAATGGAAGACCGATTCGGTTCAGCCATTATTTGAAACCCAGGCTTATCAGACCCATCTTTATACCGACCAAACCTACCAGGCGAAAATTAGCCAAATACTGCTCAATGGAGCAATGAAGACGAAAGCCAGGTTCGAGAGCAACCCTTCGTTATACCGGGTTCTGAATGAATACCGTTTTTTCCGAACGGGGATTGACGAAAGCTTTAAGCAGCGGGAGTATCTCCTGCAGGCCATCGCCTTTTCCAAGTTATTGAAAGACTTGATCGCTTTTTGTATTAAGGGGCGTACACTACCGGAAATCACAGGCCATATCAGAAATTCCGCTGGTTGCTCATTGACCGAAGCAATCGAATATGCCGATTTTCTGATCGATTCACAACTGCTTGTGAACTGTTTGCGGCAGCATATTACTGGTCCTGATTATCTGGACAGCTTACTTAAACAGCCGCAATTCTTAGCGTCTGAAAGAGGGCTTCAGCTGCAAAAAGAGTTGCACTCCCTTTCAGAAATTTTACCAAATCCTGATAATATTCAATGGCTTAACAAGCAGCTTCAGGCCTTCCTGCCAAGAGAACAGGCATTACCGCAAACAAACAATTTCAGTGCAATTCTCCAGAAAAAATCTAATGTGACAGGACCCGCCATTCGGTGGCAGGAGATGTTAAGGGATGGGATTTATGCCCTGGATCTACTCGCCCCGATTGACCAGTTGCCTGCGATGGATCATTTTATGAATTCCTTTCAGCAACATTTCGAAGGTCAGTCCCTGCCATTACTTATCGCGCTTGACCCGGAAGCCGGTATCGGCTACCAGCAGGAAGCCCCGGATAAGCGTAATCCCTTATTGGAAACGCTGCATATTCATAACAAACCAAAACCAGGACCATCGCCGGGATGGACGCCTGCCCAGGGATTGTTGTTAAAATCTTGGCTTAGGGCTAAGCAGGAGCCGTTGCCCGTCATAGAATTGAATACAGCGGAATTGCAGGAGCTCCAAACATCCGAAGGACAACAAACGACCGGCATGTCGGTGTTGTTCCGGATATATGGTGATCAACTATTTATAGAAAGTGCCGGCGGCAGCAATGCTCCCGCGCTAATAGGAAGATTTACCGTGATCGATGAAGCCATCTTCGAAGCGGCCAGAAATATGGCGCAACATGTGGAACGACAAAACCCGCAATTGCTTTTCGCGGAATTGCTGCATCTATCAGATCCGCACGTAGATAATGTGAATCGAAGAAAAAACATTTACAGCTACGAAATACCGGTAACTGCTGCTTCGTCACTTCAAAAAGACCACCAACTGGAACTGGCAGACCTTTACATCCGTGTTGTTCAAAATAAAGTGGTGCTCTTTTCAAAAAAACATGGCAAACAGGTTATACCAAGGCTTAGCTCTGCCTATAACCACAGTTTGAATAAGCTCCCCCTATTCCGGTTTTTAGCAGATCTTCCATACCAGTATGGCCGGTTCAATCTCAGCCTCGATCTCCGGCAATATTTCCCCGGTCAGGAGTTTTACCCCAGGGTGGTTTATCGAAACACAATCCTTTACCTGGCCACCTGGGTGCTTACCAAAGATGAGATAGCGGCTTTACAACAGGAGAGTTTTGGTAAAGCCTTAATGGCGTTCCAACAACTTAGCAAAAAAGTCAAGCTATGCCGAACCTTTTCGCTGGTGGAGGGCGACCAGCAACTTGTTTTTGACCAGGAAAGTGAGGACGAGATTGCTTTCTTTTGCAGTTGTATCCGGCAAAAGACAGAGGTGATTTTAAAGGAATTTATACCACAGCCGGAAATAAGGCAATACAATGCGTTCGTTCTTCCGGCGGAACCATTAGCCTCTACGTATGGGGAAATAAAGCAATCCGGTCAACGAATTAAGATCAAAAGAAAGTATCTACCAGGCTCCGAATGGCTTTACCTGAAGATATATGCGCCCCGCCCAGGAGCCGCCGGCCTTTTGCTGCGATTGCAACCATTGCTTAATAAACGATACAGCCACGGAAAAATCAGTAAATGGTTTTTTATCCGGTACGATGACCACGCACCACATATCCGGCTCCGTCTGAAAGTAGCCCCGGAGGACATCAGCGAGGTACTCCTTGCGTTCAAAGCCAAACTGGAGGACCGCATCCAGCAACACGTTATCCGGGAGTACCAGATCGAAGTGTATACCCGTGAACTGGAACGTTATGCTGAAGCCGGCATAGAAAAAACAGAAGACTTTTTTTGGTCGAGCAGTGAATTGGTATTATATTTTTTAAAAAAGAACCGTTATGATATGGCAGGCACCGCCCACCATTTTGCCATTGTCACCGTGCAGTCAATGATCAAAGTATTCCTTACTCGTCCTGACGATCAGTTGGCCTTTACCCTGGAATCCTACCAGCAGTTCCTTCCCGAATTCGCGGAGGGCAAAGTAAAAGTAGAACTGGATAAAAAGTACCGGGAATTGTCAGGAGGCATCTATTCTGCATTGAATGCGAATGATAAGGGGCTTCTAAGTGGATCACTCAGGGCAGGACAAAGATTTATATCCATCGTTAAAGAGATCAATGAAATTTTATCACGGGACAACAGCGACAAACTCAATTATCTTCGAAGCGTCATTCATATGCATCTTAACCGCCTGTTTACAGATGAACCGCGCAAGCAGGAAATGATTACGTATTACCTGATTTACAAATATTTGCTCTCCCTTAAAAGCCGGAGTAAAAACTAA
- a CDS encoding MBL fold metallo-hydrolase — MKTIKVKLILAIVVTGLSFTVGAQEIKTIDTAPLKLTYYNAPESAFGVTSVLVSGKSDAILIDAQFTLPDAENVVKEIKNSGKNLKAIFISYGDPDFYFGLEVFKKEYPNVPIYATATTIEHIKATYKGKLAYWGSIFKDVIPKTIVIPKLLTGNSLTLEGKTLSLIAVPNAPARSFIWIPSIKTVVGGINVFGNNFHLWMADDATATKRALWTAALNKVIALHPAIIIPAHFRKGADLTVVSAEYTKTYIEAYENRLKKDKTSAALISDMKAKYPKATFLTALELGAKVNTRELQWPLN; from the coding sequence ATGAAAACAATCAAAGTAAAATTAATACTGGCAATTGTTGTGACGGGTCTCAGCTTCACGGTGGGCGCTCAGGAAATCAAAACTATCGATACCGCCCCTTTAAAATTGACCTATTATAATGCCCCCGAGTCTGCATTCGGAGTAACCTCCGTTCTTGTTTCCGGAAAATCAGATGCCATATTAATTGATGCCCAGTTTACGCTACCCGATGCTGAAAACGTGGTTAAGGAAATTAAGAACAGTGGTAAGAATCTAAAGGCCATTTTTATCAGTTATGGGGATCCGGATTTTTATTTCGGCCTGGAAGTATTTAAAAAGGAATATCCTAACGTGCCAATCTATGCTACTGCAACTACGATAGAACATATTAAGGCAACCTATAAAGGAAAATTGGCTTATTGGGGGAGCATATTTAAGGACGTTATCCCAAAGACAATCGTCATTCCCAAACTACTGACCGGAAACTCCCTGACATTGGAGGGAAAGACCCTATCTCTGATTGCTGTTCCAAATGCTCCGGCCCGCAGCTTTATATGGATACCATCCATCAAAACAGTTGTTGGTGGCATCAATGTTTTTGGAAATAATTTCCATTTGTGGATGGCTGACGATGCAACTGCTACAAAAAGAGCATTGTGGACAGCGGCACTTAATAAAGTCATCGCCTTGCACCCCGCTATAATCATCCCGGCTCACTTTCGGAAAGGAGCGGACCTCACGGTCGTTTCTGCCGAATACACCAAAACTTATATTGAAGCCTATGAAAACCGGTTAAAAAAGGATAAGACCTCCGCTGCGTTAATAAGCGACATGAAAGCTAAATACCCAAAAGCGACTTTTCTGACCGCGCTTGAACTTGGGGCGAAAGTGAATACAAGAGAACTGCAGTGGCCTTTAAACTAA